A genomic segment from Malus domestica chromosome 05, GDT2T_hap1 encodes:
- the LOC114825183 gene encoding GDSL esterase/lipase At5g45910-like: MHGSVTVELCAYWKGTFSSGNDYDYALFSGWSIEQAKALVPPVVDTISKATSINRRTTVELVVPGKLPTGCSIHNDFSKYHKKELKRALGTLIQKYPSARILYADYYGASKPFYHAPQHYGQIPSSIPRNSSGPCSTTCKDPNLYAHWDGIHHTEAAYRYIAMGSILDHFTKSYV; this comes from the exons ATGCATGGTTCTGTGACTGTTGAGTTATGTGCTTATTGG AAAGGTACTTTTTCTAGCGGAAACGATTACGATTACGCTTTATTTTCGGGTTGGAGCATTGAACAGGCCAAAGCTTTAGTACCTCCTGTTGTTGATACAATTTCTAAGGCCACAA GCATTAATAGAAGGACGACAGTGGAGTTGGTGGTGCCTGGAAAATTGCCGACTGGGTGCTCAA TTCACAATGATTTCTCTAAGTACCACAAAAAGGAGCTCAAACGTGCCTTGGGGACACTCATACAAAAATACCCATCTGCAAGGATTCTATATGCTGATTACTATGGTGCATCCAAGCCCTTTTATCATGCTCCTCAGCATTACGgtcaaattccatcttctatTCCGAGAAATTCTTCAGG GCCATGTTCAACAACCTGCAAGGATCCCAACTTGTATGCACATTGGGATGGGATTCACCATACAGAAGCAGCCTATCGCTACATTGCCATGGGTTCCATCCTTGACCATTTTACTAAGTCTTACGTATAA
- the LOC103427864 gene encoding GDSL esterase/lipase At1g28610-like — MARYFRASLTMNVLLLVGTVVIIPHALGCYTSIIGFGDSLADTGNSYLNALDHHDKPFHFFFPPYGEDFFHHPTGRCCDGRLIIDFIAESLGLPLVRPYFEILNVNETLRNFEEGANFAVVGATALDTDYLEKMGHYNEFTNFSLRIQLDWFKGMLSPLCNTASDCRDLLSSSLVLMGPIGGNDYTHALFAGDRFQIVRTFVPVVIEAMASAINELIEHGASTLLVPGNFPIGCLPAYLTLYEGSDESKYDPSTGCLTWLNKFSEYHNEQLQIKLSQIRSLHPHASIIYGDIYSATLQLYQSPKQFGFTGEATKACCGGGGTYNYNSSAQCGLPAASACANPAESINWDGLHCTEAANRWIAKALLYGNYTIPHISTSCVSQL, encoded by the exons aTGGCTAGGTATTTTCGGGCAAGTTTGACCATGAACGTCCTCCTCCTCGTCGGAACAGTTGTGATCATCCCACATGCGCTTGGTTGCTACACTTCAATCATTGGCTTTGGGGATTCACTTGCTGATACAGGCAACTCATACCTCAATGCCCTTGACCACCATGACAAGCCTTTCCACTTCTTCTTCCCTCCATATGGGGAGGACTTCTTTCATCACCCCACCGGCCGCTGCTGCGACGGTCGTTTAATCATAGACTTCATTG CTGAATCTCTGGGACTTCCTCTTGTGCGACCTTATTTTGAAATCCTGAACGTCAATGAAACTCTGCGCAACTTTGAAGAGGGTGCGAATTTTGCAGTAGTAGGAGCGACTGCACTTGACACTGACTATCTTGAAAAAATGGGacattataatgaatttacaaaCTTCTCTCTAAGAATTCAATTGGATTGGTTCAAAGGAATGTTATCACCTTTATGCAATACAGCTTCAG ACTGCAGGGATCTCCTCTCAAGTTCTCTAGTTCTTATGGGACCGATTGGAGGCAACGATTACACCCATGCGTTGTTTGCAGGAGACCGTTTTCAAATTGTTCGAACATTTGTTCCAGTAGTGATAGAAGCAATGGCTTCAGCTATCAAT GAGTTGATTGAGCATGGGGCATCAACACTTTTGGTACCAGGCAACTTTCCAATTGGTTGCCTCCCTGCTTACCTTACATTGTATGAGGGTTCAGATGAGAGTAAATACGATCCTTCAACCGGTTGTCTTACTTGGTTAAACAAGTTTTCTGAGTATCACAATGAGCAGCTTCAGATAAAGCTAAGTCAGATTCGAAGCCTTCATCCCCATGCTAGCATCATTTATGGAGATATTTACAGTGCTACGTTACAACTGTATCAGTCTCCAAAACAATTTG GATTTACTGGGGAAGCTACCAAAGCATGCTGTGGAGGAGGGGGGACATACAATTACAACTCATCAGCACAATGTGGTCTTCCAGCGGCAAGTGCTTGTGCAAACCCTGCAGAGTCTATCAACTGGGACGGTCTGCACTGTACTGAAGCAGCAAACCGGTGGATAGCCAAGGCCTTATTATATGGAAATTATACCATTCCCCACATTAGTACCTCCTGTGTGTCACAACTGTGA
- the LOC103435098 gene encoding GDSL esterase/lipase At1g28580-like, whose translation MGSSFQQYYWMNLLLLLVFILIPHASCCFSSIFSFGDSLADTGNLKISSPNETVHFFFPPYGMTYFHRPTGRCSDGRLVIDFIAEYLGLPLVRPYLESQKSIQNFEGGVNFAVAGATALDATFLEEMGDSNPRTNNSLGIQMGWFKEILPYFCNISSNCSEFLSGSLILMGEIGGNDYNDALLGGKSIEQVQEYVPLVIEEIGLSINELIELGAATLLVPGNLPIGCLPIYLTNYEGSDESDYDPSTGCLNWLNKFVEYYNEQLQTELSRIRSLHPHVNIIYADYYNAMMYLHHSPEQFGFIGGSPKACCGGGGTYNYNSSAQCGMRQASACENPAEFISWDGIHFTEAAYKWITNALLKGNYTDPRISSLCVSTL comes from the exons ATGGGTTCATCTTTCCAACAATATTATTGGATGAACCTCCTCCTCTTATTAGTTTTCATACTCATCCCTCATGCCTCATGCTGCTTCAGTTCAATTTTCAGCTTTGGCGATTCGCTAGCTGATACCGGAAACTTAAAGATCAGCTCTCCTAACGAGACTGTCCACTTCTTCTTCCCTCCATATGGGATGACCTACTTTCATCGCCCCACCGGGCGCTGCTCCGACGGTCGCTTAGTCATAGACTTCATTG CTGAATATCTCGGACTTCCGCTTGTTCGACCTTATCTCGAAAGCCAGAAAAGTATCCAAAACTTTGAAGGGGGAGTGAATTTCGCCGTGGCAGGAGCCACGGCACTTGACGCCacctttcttgaagaaatggGAGATTCTAATCCACGTACCAACAACTCTCTGGGAATTCAAATGGGCTGGTTTAAGGAAATTCTTCCATATTTTTGCAACATATCTTCAA ATTGCAGTGAATTCCTTTCGGGCTCTCTAATTCTCATGGGAGAGATTGGGGGCAATGATTACAACGATGCCTTGCTTGGCGGGAAAAGTATAGAACAGGTTCAAGAATATGTGCCATTGGTGATAGAAGAAATTGGTTTATCCATCAAT GAGTTAATCGAGCTTGGGGCCGCGACGCTTTTGGTACCTGGAAACCTTCCAATTGGTTGCCTTCCCATCTATCTTACAAACTATGAGGGTTCAGATGAGAGTGACTACGACCCTTCAACTGGTTGTTTAAATTGGTTAAACAAGTTTGTTGAGTATTACAATGAGCAGCTTCAGACAGAACTAAGCCGGATTCGAAGCCTTCATCCTCACGTCAACATCATTTATGCAGATTATTACAATGCTATGATGTACTTACATCATTCTCCAGAACAATTTG GATTTATCGGGGGAAGTCCAAAAGCGTGCTGCGGAGGAGGAGGGACATACAATTACAATTCATCAGCACAATGTGGTATGCGACAGGCAAGTGCTTGTGAAAATCCTGCAGAGTTTATCAGCTGGGACGGTATCCACTTTACTGAAGCAGCATACAAGTGGATAACAAATGCTTTGTTGAAAGGAAATTACACCGATCCTCGTATTAGTTCCTTGTGTGTTTCCACATTGTGA